The following proteins come from a genomic window of bacterium:
- the arfB gene encoding alternative ribosome rescue aminoacyl-tRNA hydrolase ArfB: protein MTAERPPLGIPSGSLRFSFSRSSGPGGQNVNKVETAVQLWFDPAGLPENVRRRLRRLAGSRWTAGGEVTIRADRYRTREMNRNDALRRLDALLERASEKPRPRRPTRPGPGAARRRLEAKKRRSLTKRLRSRPLPE from the coding sequence TTGACCGCGGAGCGCCCCCCTCTCGGAATCCCTTCCGGAAGCCTGCGGTTCTCCTTCAGCCGGTCGTCCGGCCCCGGAGGGCAGAACGTCAACAAGGTCGAAACCGCGGTCCAACTCTGGTTCGACCCCGCCGGCCTCCCCGAAAACGTCAGGCGGCGCCTGCGCAGACTGGCCGGGTCCCGCTGGACCGCGGGGGGAGAGGTTACCATCCGGGCCGACCGGTATCGAACCCGGGAAATGAACCGAAACGACGCACTGCGCCGGCTCGACGCTCTCCTGGAACGGGCGTCGGAAAAACCGCGGCCGCGGCGGCCCACCCGGCCCGGGCCGGGGGCGGCACGGCGGCGCCTGGAAGCGAAGAAACGGCGCTCCCTGACCAAGCGCCTCCGATCCCGCCCGCTTCCCGAATAA